The proteins below are encoded in one region of Sideroxydans lithotrophicus ES-1:
- a CDS encoding regulatory protein GemA has protein sequence MAKRYPTDQRRRDLAAIHAAKRDLAMSDDTYRDILWAVARVKSSADLDQAGRSKVLDHLRACGWKPVKKANEWKFIDAAAPDRQPLLRKICMVCKSMGVGKAYAEGAAHRQTGIERKLEMMDEGQLWLLAGVLERTRKSKEQAK, from the coding sequence ATGGCCAAACGCTACCCCACCGACCAGCGCCGCCGAGACCTCGCCGCGATCCACGCCGCGAAGCGCGACCTCGCCATGTCGGATGACACCTACCGCGACATCCTGTGGGCTGTTGCGCGCGTGAAGTCATCCGCCGATCTGGACCAGGCGGGCCGCAGCAAGGTGCTGGACCACCTCCGCGCCTGCGGCTGGAAGCCGGTGAAGAAGGCCAATGAGTGGAAGTTCATCGACGCCGCCGCCCCGGATCGCCAGCCGCTGCTGCGCAAGATCTGCATGGTGTGCAAGAGCATGGGCGTGGGCAAGGCATATGCCGAGGGCGCAGCGCATCGCCAGACAGGCATAGAGCGCAAGCTGGAGATGATGGACGAAGGCCAGCTGTGGCTGCTGGCCGGGGTGCTGGAGCGCACCAGGAAGAGCAAGGAGCAGGCAAAGTGA
- a CDS encoding host-nuclease inhibitor Gam family protein, whose amino-acid sequence MATMQEIETKAKAHAAARLALTNHVTLLNAEIEAVKQKRLKKLREAVATATETGDELLALVSESSELFKKPKSAVLHGIKLGFKKEKGRISFADEDQVLKLIRKHLPDLADVLIVTTEKPSKEAMNNLEAGQLKKIGVTVTADSDMAFISDPTSDVDKIVSALLKGASEAEAA is encoded by the coding sequence ATGGCAACCATGCAAGAGATCGAAACCAAAGCCAAGGCACACGCCGCAGCGCGCTTGGCCCTGACCAACCACGTGACACTGCTCAACGCCGAGATCGAGGCCGTCAAGCAGAAGCGCCTGAAGAAGCTGCGCGAAGCCGTGGCCACTGCCACCGAGACCGGCGACGAGCTGCTGGCGCTGGTGAGCGAATCTTCTGAGCTGTTCAAAAAGCCCAAGTCGGCAGTGCTGCACGGCATCAAGCTGGGCTTCAAGAAAGAGAAAGGCCGCATCAGCTTCGCCGACGAAGACCAGGTGCTCAAGCTCATCCGCAAGCACCTGCCGGATCTGGCCGACGTGCTGATCGTGACCACCGAGAAGCCATCCAAGGAAGCCATGAACAACCTGGAAGCCGGGCAGCTCAAGAAGATCGGCGTCACCGTCACCGCAGACAGCGACATGGCCTTCATCAGCGATCCGACCAGCGACGTGGACAAGATCGTCAGCGCCCTGCTCAAGGGCGCAAGCGAAGCGGAGGCAGCATGA
- a CDS encoding four helix bundle protein — protein sequence MAITSELPIYKVAYDLLDAITDLARNMPRDFKQSIGGKLRDECVEIVTLIFRANCAREKTPHLDALIERLQVAELLLRLSRDKVLISTGQYAKAIALTDKVGKQAGGWRKYAMSPASSGSRP from the coding sequence ATGGCAATCACCTCAGAACTGCCCATCTACAAAGTGGCCTACGACCTGCTCGACGCCATCACCGACCTTGCACGCAATATGCCGCGCGACTTCAAGCAAAGCATAGGCGGCAAGCTGCGGGATGAGTGCGTAGAGATCGTGACGCTCATCTTCCGCGCCAACTGCGCGAGAGAGAAGACGCCGCATCTCGACGCATTGATCGAGCGGTTGCAGGTTGCCGAGCTGCTGTTGCGCCTGTCGCGCGACAAAGTGCTCATCTCGACGGGCCAGTACGCCAAGGCCATCGCGTTGACCGACAAGGTCGGCAAGCAGGCTGGGGGATGGCGCAAATACGCAATGTCGCCCGCTTCGTCAGGGTCAAGGCCATGA
- a CDS encoding ASCH domain-containing protein, whose amino-acid sequence MKALSIRQPWVFHILNSGKDIENRCWPTKVRGRVLIHAAKGMTRDDYDNGYDPLWASQGRVIELPPHNLLARGGIVGSVEIVDCVTTSDSPWFNGQFGFVLRDPQPLPFVPMKGRLGFFEVDESLLKSHG is encoded by the coding sequence ATGAAAGCGCTCAGCATCCGCCAGCCCTGGGTGTTCCACATCCTCAATAGCGGAAAGGACATCGAGAACCGCTGCTGGCCAACAAAAGTGCGTGGGCGAGTGTTGATCCACGCAGCCAAGGGTATGACGCGCGACGATTACGACAATGGCTACGACCCTCTGTGGGCAAGCCAAGGCCGTGTGATCGAACTACCGCCCCACAATCTGCTGGCGCGAGGTGGAATCGTCGGGTCTGTCGAGATTGTGGACTGTGTGACCACTTCGGACTCACCGTGGTTTAACGGGCAATTCGGCTTCGTGCTGCGCGATCCTCAGCCTCTTCCGTTCGTGCCGATGAAGGGGCGGCTGGGATTCTTTGAAGTCGATGAATCGTTGTTAAAGAGCCACGGCTAA
- a CDS encoding HU family DNA-binding protein, translated as MNQAELINAIAANAPNNSTSKTTVKAVLDELAKVASAELKAGNEVTLPGLGKLTVKKSAARKGRNPATGAEMDIPAKTKPHFSAAKALKDAVA; from the coding sequence ATGAACCAAGCTGAACTGATCAACGCAATCGCAGCAAACGCCCCGAACAACAGCACCAGCAAGACCACGGTCAAGGCTGTTCTGGACGAACTGGCAAAAGTGGCGTCGGCAGAGCTGAAGGCTGGCAACGAAGTCACGCTGCCGGGTCTCGGCAAGCTGACCGTGAAGAAGAGCGCAGCACGCAAAGGCCGCAACCCGGCGACCGGCGCTGAGATGGATATCCCAGCCAAGACTAAGCCGCACTTCTCCGCCGCCAAGGCACTGAAGGACGCGGTGGCTTAA
- a CDS encoding Mor transcription activator family protein, producing the protein MNLTDDDLHLLPTSMQWLAKTIGLPAVLAMVKTHGGLAPVYVPVKVTPDHYLNRLIGIQAFTDLVAEYGGDTIEIAKCERAVKDLLYRQIRKEILDTTQEVLASRYGYTVRHIRNIVGDVVDDRQAGLF; encoded by the coding sequence GTGAACCTGACCGACGACGACCTGCATCTGCTGCCAACCTCCATGCAGTGGCTGGCGAAGACCATCGGTCTGCCTGCTGTGCTGGCGATGGTGAAAACGCATGGCGGCCTTGCGCCAGTGTATGTGCCGGTAAAAGTCACGCCAGACCACTACCTGAACCGTCTGATCGGCATCCAAGCCTTCACCGACCTTGTGGCCGAATATGGCGGAGATACTATCGAGATCGCCAAGTGCGAGCGCGCCGTCAAGGATCTGCTATACCGCCAGATCCGCAAGGAAATCCTCGACACCACACAAGAGGTGCTGGCAAGCAGATACGGCTACACCGTGCGCCACATCCGCAACATCGTGGGCGACGTGGTGGATGACAGGCAGGCCGGGTTGTTTTAG
- a CDS encoding putative holin has product MKNLPRMTDWIVITILLTIIIYVLAPQQLPVSLYKLSLITTAAVLGYWIDRSLFPYARPDNQSFIDTKAHQLIAAAMQRRAIIIGCAMLAMSLGV; this is encoded by the coding sequence GTGAAGAACTTACCCCGCATGACAGACTGGATCGTCATCACGATCCTGTTGACCATCATCATCTACGTGCTGGCACCGCAGCAACTGCCCGTCAGCCTCTACAAGCTGTCGCTCATCACCACGGCCGCCGTGCTGGGCTACTGGATCGACCGCTCGCTGTTTCCGTATGCCCGCCCGGACAATCAGAGCTTCATCGACACGAAGGCGCACCAGTTGATCGCCGCCGCCATGCAGCGCCGCGCCATCATCATCGGCTGCGCCATGCTGGCCATGAGCCTGGGTGTTTGA
- a CDS encoding RNA-directed DNA polymerase: MAQIRNVARFVRVKAMTTVRKVDLVVPLAKQATAMRIADTAGLDTQGRSGAVSLLTDRDSRRGDVDSTINRSVRQVPPGIRTSTMETRTGTTPTTSAVLWPSAAQPSRHHADFSFEDLVQAYLDCRRTKRNSASALAFETNLERNLCRLNDELRNGTYQPGKSICFVITRPKPREVWAAEFRDRIVHHLLYNRISPRFYAGFIADSCACIPGRGTLYGAQRLEAKIRSITQNWSKPAHYLKLDLANFFVSIDKHVVRGLLAKRIDGWWMELAELVLFHDPRQDFELRGDPYLLRRVPPHKRLTSQPGHIGLPIGNLSSQFFANVLLDALDQHIKHDLRCRHYVRYVDDMVLLHESPMWLCAARSDIETWLPLHLGLRLNPVKTILQPVDRGVDFVGQVIKPWHRTTRRRTYNEALSRVKQVPANELFETANSYFGLLRQASHSHHDRALLGSVLMYRGHSINKAFTKTFRHSTSHGGNYGNQ; this comes from the coding sequence ATGGCGCAAATACGCAATGTCGCCCGCTTCGTCAGGGTCAAGGCCATGACGACTGTGCGAAAAGTTGATCTGGTCGTGCCGCTGGCCAAACAGGCCACCGCCATGCGCATCGCAGATACCGCCGGGCTAGATACCCAGGGCAGGTCTGGCGCAGTTTCCCTGCTGACTGATCGCGACAGTCGGCGGGGCGACGTAGATAGCACGATAAACCGCAGCGTTCGGCAGGTTCCGCCTGGTATCAGAACTTCAACAATGGAAACCAGAACTGGAACAACACCAACAACAAGTGCCGTGCTGTGGCCGTCCGCAGCTCAACCATCGCGCCACCATGCTGACTTTTCTTTCGAAGATTTGGTGCAAGCCTATCTGGACTGCCGCCGCACCAAGCGCAACAGCGCCAGCGCGCTTGCCTTCGAGACAAATCTGGAACGCAACCTGTGCCGCTTGAACGATGAGCTGCGCAACGGCACATACCAGCCCGGCAAGAGCATCTGCTTCGTCATCACACGGCCAAAGCCACGTGAGGTGTGGGCTGCTGAGTTCCGCGACCGCATCGTCCACCACCTGCTCTACAACCGAATCTCGCCCCGCTTTTATGCCGGATTCATCGCCGATAGCTGCGCCTGCATCCCTGGGCGCGGCACCTTGTACGGTGCCCAGCGTCTGGAAGCGAAGATCCGCAGCATTACCCAGAACTGGAGCAAGCCAGCGCACTATCTAAAGCTGGATCTCGCCAACTTCTTCGTCAGCATCGACAAGCACGTCGTGCGCGGCCTGCTGGCCAAGCGTATCGACGGCTGGTGGATGGAACTGGCCGAGCTGGTGCTGTTCCACGATCCGCGCCAAGACTTTGAGCTGCGCGGCGATCCATATCTGCTGCGGCGCGTTCCGCCACACAAGCGCCTTACCAGCCAGCCCGGACACATCGGCCTGCCCATCGGCAACCTGTCATCCCAGTTCTTCGCCAACGTCCTGCTGGACGCGCTGGACCAGCACATCAAGCACGACCTGCGCTGCCGCCACTATGTGCGCTATGTGGACGACATGGTGTTGCTGCATGAATCGCCCATGTGGCTGTGCGCCGCCCGTTCCGACATCGAGACGTGGCTGCCGCTGCACCTCGGCCTGCGCCTGAACCCCGTTAAAACAATCCTGCAGCCTGTGGATCGCGGTGTGGACTTCGTCGGCCAGGTGATCAAGCCGTGGCATAGAACAACCCGCCGCCGCACCTACAACGAGGCGCTGAGCCGCGTGAAGCAGGTCCCAGCCAACGAACTGTTCGAGACCGCCAACAGCTACTTCGGCCTGCTGCGCCAAGCTAGCCACAGCCACCACGACCGCGCGCTGCTGGGCAGCGTGCTGATGTATCGCGGGCACAGCATCAACAAGGCTTTCACCAAGACGTTCAGGCATTCAACCAGCCACGGAGGCAACTATGGCAACCAGTGA